The Lolium rigidum isolate FL_2022 chromosome 2, APGP_CSIRO_Lrig_0.1, whole genome shotgun sequence genomic interval AATCTCGCTGCATCCATCACTTAAGCATGTACTTGTCTCAGCAATATGTTTGATGTCCCGGCCGGTGGTAGATCCCCGGCTAGACGTTGTACGTAGTGCAGGTGCTCCAGCCCCGGCCCCTCGTCCATGACGTTGTCGTCGAGCGAGTCGGCATGAGAGGATCAGAGGAGCATCTGATGTAGGCTCTACCTGCTGGCAAACTCTTCTCCCCCGCAGTCAGTTGTTAGGAGGTGTCGACATAATGGACTGATGTATCGGTCGATGGAGGTCACTCCAAAACAGTAGCTCAGATAAAACGATGGATATTTTCTCAAATCGAAGTTAAGCTACGGGTGTCTACTCAGCCTACTCCTCATCACTGAACAGTGGCATGCATAGCCTCGTCACAAGACTCGAACAAGAAAACTCAATTAAGATTGTGTGCTTTCGGCGCTATGCCATGTAGTATGTGGCCAGCATGCCCTTGCAAGTTGCAAGCTCTTATCAGGGCCGCACAATGAATACATCTTGATATGCACACAACGGCTGTTTGGCTGGATATGAATCAATCATCGCAGAGGATAGGGCTTATCTTATTTTTTGAAAGATGAAAAAGATCCATATTTAAAAACGTCTCTATCGTCAGTTCGCATTGGCCGCAATCTAGCTTACACATCACACCACTACAAAAGATGTGATACATATATTAACATTTGATGCATCCTTATGAATCTTTTCCTTTAAAAAAAATCCAGATGTGAACTCTTCTCTACTCATTATCTACCTTGATGGCCCGCGTAATTTGGGCGAACTAAAGCTAATATATTTCGATGTAAATTATAACTTTTCCCTGTGGCTAGCGGAAATGCACATTTGATCTCGGTGCATATGCCCCCTTTACCTAGAAAATGTATTTTGAAATGCTAAAAGAATTAGGACGAAAATTTGGCATGTATATCTCGACATTCTATGTGCTTGCTAAAAGTTTCGTAAAAAACTGAAGCTCTTCGTAGCCTgtgaaaaaaagacaaaaaatgctTCTTAAAAGCTatattttagcaccaaattttttcttttttgcagggGTCACACAATAATTCATTGTTTCTTCAAACAACTTCGTGAGAAAGtagggtatgaatatatatatatacgtgcatcattttttaaattttttttgacacATTTTAGTATTTTCAAAGTGCATTTCAAATaaaaggagcatatgcacccaggagAAAAAACACCATGCTCCCTGTGGCTAGCTCTTACTTAGCTTAGTTCTTGCTACACATTAGATGTTAGGAAAGATAAGTAAAAGTGTATAGaaaattatttgtatcaaacatgTACTTGTCGAGGAAGCGTACCGTATTTTGGTTTTAATCAAGATCGCCCattcttctctttttcttattttttgattAATCTGACATGCATTTGTCTCTGTAACTAATTAAACATTAACAAGGCACAAAGCTTTCTAGAGTGTGCATTCAGGTCAATCGATTGGCCGACTGTGCCATCCAATTTGGAAATTACTAGATGGGCCTAGCTTCACCAATAGATTCTTCATCTATTTAAAGCGTTCATTTCCTCTCTCTAGGCAGTCTTCACACAGCACATCTTCTATTGGTACAATAGTCTCATCTTACACCATCTGCACTCCCTTGTAGTTGATAATCACATCAATGGCCTCCACTAACAGCTGGACCCTCGAGCTCGAGTCAAAGGTGTCTGCGCCGCGCAAGTTCCGCGCATGTGTCATGGATTGGCATACTCTAGCACCCAAGCTCGCCCCACATGTCATCGACAACGCCCACCATGTTGAGGGAGATGGTGGCACCGGCACCGTCAGACACATCCATGTCACCTGCTGTCTCGCACACATGTTTGAAAGATAACAAGAAGTTGGCCGTGTAGCCGTGCCCTTCAACGCCATGAAGAAGAAGGTCGAGTTCCTCGACGTGGACAAGTGCGAGTGCAAATACACCATCGAGTGTGACGGTGTTGAGACATCCACGTGGAACATTAAGATGAAGCCAACAGCCAACGGTGGGAGTGTGGCAATTGTGGAATGCACATCCAAGGGCGTGCAGGCTAACGACATGATGCTCAAGGCCAAAGAGTCTGCTGCCGAAATGTTCAAGACCGTTGAGGCCTATCTCATCGCCAACCCGAACGCCTACAACTAAGTCAGGAATGAGGGATCATACATAATAATGCTGCTTTCTCCCCGATCGAATAAAACTGCTCCAACCTCAGTGGTATGCTAGAGCAAGCTGGGTGTGGACTTATAAAGTTAAATATAGACTTCGGCGTGTTTGTTACCAACTTGTGCTGCCTGCTTATGTATCTTCCTGATGGTTCTGCGCAAGAATAAAAGAAAGTATCTGAAATATATGACACTCTTGTTTAAAATTAGTAGGTTCTTTCTGGCCATAAGAATAACAAGATAGCGAATTACggtccactactaggaaaagggcaatcagtggcgcaccacttttacccatcagtggcgcactagtggtgcgccactgctatcacgccactgctaacttttagtagtggcgcactagtggtgcgccattgcta includes:
- the LOC124693506 gene encoding pathogenesis-related protein 1-like, with translation MASTNSWTLELESKVSAPRKFRACVMDWHTLAPKLAPHVIDNAHHVEGDGGTGTVRHIHVTCFGRVAVPFNAMKKKVEFLDVDKCECKYTIECDGVETSTWNIKMKPTANGGSVAIVECTSKGVQANDMMLKAKESAAEMFKTVEAYLIANPNAYN